Genomic segment of Panthera leo isolate Ple1 chromosome B2, P.leo_Ple1_pat1.1, whole genome shotgun sequence:
TTAAGCAATGTTTGATTAAATCTGAGGAAgacttttttcaaatttgatgtCATATTCATACACTGTATCCCATGTCATAAAACACGGAAAATTCCCAACATCTCACAAATACCTCAATTTTAAGTTTAGGCTGATCTTGAAAACACATTTGTGGCGGAGAAGCTACCCTGTAGTTCCTGAGCAGTTAGGTTGTTTGACTTCTCTCCAAATCTCAGGGTAAATAAAACCAAAGATTTGGCCCTGAAGTTTGAAATCCAGGTCTAAAAGTTTGTTACCAATTTGAACGAGTCTTCTcctattttattataatcattgATACATTTGAGTTTAAGTCAACTATCTtagtatttttcttcattcttcacattttgtctttgttcttttatcaTTCTGgactcattttaaattattatttttattattcactcTTTCTCCTATGAAATTATAAATTGGACTAACATATTATTCTGTTGGAATCCTGGAGTTTTAATATGTATCCCTGATTAATTAAATTCTCCAATAAGTTAATAATTTTGCCAAGTCAGGGCAATGCAAAAGCTTGCCAGGAATTTCAATATATACTTTAACTCCGTTTGTCTTGGCCATTTTATTGATACTGCggtcatttattttaattctgcatATAATTTAAgtcaaaaagacatttatttttacttttaacattcattttatttttccgaTATTGACACTCTGTGGCACACTTCGTTACTTCCCACACTACAGTGTTTCCTCTGGGATTAGTTTTTTTCTGCCTTgaaaactcctttagttttttccttttgtgttggtATGCTGGCAATGAAGATTCTTGGGTTTtgtttatctaaaaatatttttattttgcattcaaTTTTGAAAGGTATTTATGCTAATTTCAGAATTCAAGGTTGTCAGTTATTTGTTATAAAGGCTTTAatgatcagggcacctggatgggtaaGTCGgataagggtccaactcttgatttaggctcatgatctcagggttcggtTCCTGAGAcggagcccagcgttgggctctgtgctgacagcgtggagcctacttgggattctctccctctccctctctctctgcccctctccctctcatgcacacacacacacacacacacacacactcaaattaataaagaaaacatgaaaaaagaaaagaaaaacattcctaaAAATCACTGTCGAAAATAACCTACCAAGTTCACACACCTTATGCTATAGGGATTCCATGCAGGGATTTTCCCGTTGATGGCATTTATTTATCTGGAAGGACTACATGTCCTAGTAAAGCAATGCTGAGATAAGGATAAGAAGAGGTGATCCTTCAGTCCCAGAGTTACATAACGTATCAATGACTGTTGCAAAGAGAAATGCTAAaggtagaaaataaagatatttatgactaaaaggaaattttatcaaattaaggcaaccaaatgttttttaattgacATCAACCCCTCAGTaatcttttattatataattttaattttattatagaaatcaAAAGATTTACCATTAAAATGGGagattgaaaaatataataaacatcctATCTGATCATTCCTTTAGACATCCTTGTGGATTTTTTCCCAGATGTGTTGAGAAGTAAAATCCCACTTCCTctgtgaaaatgaagaaacacagaATTCTCCACATGTAAACAGCAGCATCAGGAGCGGCACCTGTCCTCACCTGCAGCCCAGAGCTCTGCTACCAGAACATGACTCTGACCAGATCCTGCGTGAAAGCCCCCTACTCGCCCGGACCCCGGCTCATTCTCTACACACTGTTCAGCTTGGGGGCTATGCTGGCTGTTTTTGTAAACCCTCTGGTGGTGATTTCAATCCTGCATTTCAAGCAGCTGCACTCGCCAACCAATTTTCTCATCGCCTCTCTGGCCTGCGCTGACTTTCTGGTGGGGGTGACCGTCATGCCCTTCAGCATGGTCAGGTCTGTGGAGGGCTGCTGGTACTTTGGGCCAAGTTTCTGTACCTTCCACATGGGCTGTgatgtggcattttgttattgtTCTATCTTCCACTTGTGCTTCATCTCCATCGACAGGTACATCGCTGTTACTGAGCCTCTGGTCTATCCTACCAAGTTCACGGTGTCTGTGTCAGGGGCATGCATTGGCATCTCCTGGATCCTGCCTCTTGTATACAGTGGTGCCGTGTTCTTCACAGATGCTTATGATGATGGGCTGGAGGAATTATCTAGTGCCCTCAACTGTGTAGGAGGTTGTCAGACCGTTGTAAATCAAAACTGGGTGTTGATAGGTTTTCTATCTTGCTTCATACCTATTCATAATAACTCTttgtagcaatatttttcttatgGGTAGACAACTGGATAAAAAGGTTGAAGATACTGGGGGCAAAATAGAATTTTCATCAGCTAGTTGATTTATACCCAGAGTGGCCAAGAGAGAGTGAAAAGCAATGAAAACCCTGGGTATCACTGTGGTAGCATTTATGACTTCATGGTCACCGTATAGTGTTGACTCATTGATTGATTCTTTTATAGGCCTCATAACCCCTCCCAAAACTTATGAGATTTGCTATTGGTGCGCTTGTTATAACTCAGACATGAACCctttgatttatgttttattttacccaTGGTTTCGGAAAGCCATAAAAGTTGTGAATGGTTGACTTTTCAAGGACAGTTCAGCTACCGTGAATTTGCTCTCTGAACAAACGTAAACAATTGGACTGGGAAGTTAAAGAAATCTTTACAATTTCTAAATGAAAcgagttttaaaaatcaactaaggCTATTGAGGAGAAAACAAATTACTCTTCAAATGTAATAGGGTAAATGTATTTATgagtaaaaggaaattttttttccacttgttaAAATGTGAACTTCCTTGTCACTTCTCCAAAAGCATGTACTTTATTAATaagtgttaaatttttatttgctaactACCTCAGAGCTCAGCATACCCCACtttctaaaaagatttttctccctcatttctttCAGTTCACTGACTCTTCCCTTTGTTCTGATACGTCATCTATAAACATCTTCATTCTTTGAttcactttcctcttttctaaaaagcttttttaaCTCTAGCAACCAGTCAAAACTTTCACCTGTGAATTGCATCCCAAGGTTCTTGCtgtcttttggtttgtttcatttcctGAGGGAGGCTTTTGGGGAGCAGTTACATGTCTTGTGCTTAATGTCTGAGGAGAGAGATCTGAAATATTTATCTATAAATTGTGTGTAGACTAACACAGCCACTGTGTCTGATTTAGAATTAGTGGAGATctcttgggggttggggggcattTGCAAGCATAGATATCGTTTTGACCAAGCTGTTGTGATGGCCAAACAGATTACTGTCATCTTGTGTAATTATTTCCTCCCCCAATGTAGGAAGCAGAAGCCACTGTACTTCCCGAAACGATGATAGGATGAttatttctctgctcttctcGCTACTGCTGTTACAACTCAGAACTGTGTAAATGGTTGGTATGGATAGGACTGTATGCTATGCTCTTGTGTTTAAACACATTGAACATTACTTTCCCATTCAGGGTAATTCGTTTTTGAAAGCAgtctttagttctttcttttctataacAAAACTTAATTTCAACAGAAAATTTGCTAGTTTTAGGAGATAAGTGAAATATACATCAATAAAGACATTGACATATTcaccttgtttttcatttttgacataTGAACCACATGCCCACATTGTACCAAGTCAGTGCTAGATTATGTAGAAATGGTTATGTTTCAGAATCTGTAACTCTGGCAAGAAGCAATGTTGTTaactgtgaaaattttaaaaggataaacaCTAGTTCAACTAGATCAAGATTAACATCGATAGTGACAAGTCATGTTGATAGCAGTGTGCCCTTGtcatgatgtgatgagaatggcatgttatttcaatgttttttcccccaaaaaacctATAACCTCAGTGGAATCATGAGAAAAATCATTACACAAACCCTCATAGAGGACCATCCTACAAAATGCCTGACTAGTGCTCCtgaaaactgtcaaggtcataaCAAATAAGGGATAAAAGAAACTGTCAAGGTctagaggagcctaaggagacataacAACTAAATGTAACATAGTGTCCTAAAGGGGAACTAGAACAGAGAAAGGACATAAGGAAAACCTAAGGCAATCTGAACCATGTATGGACTTCTTACTGATACATTAATAATACTATATCAatgttggttcattaattgtaagaAATTTATGATACTAATCTAAATtgttaataataggagaaatGGGGTGTAAGGTATAgaaactctgtactatctttgcagctttcctgtaaatttaaaatattctaaaataaaatgtttatttttaaaatatagggcACACAATTATGTGAGGACAGTGAGCATTGATCCTTATACTACTGATTCATTGATCCATTTCACAAATACCTTTGAAAACTTAGCATTCTGGGTTCTGGTTCAGAGCTTTaggaatacaaaacaaaaaccttagacTATCTTGTAGAAAAAAATGGTATATCAACAATTTTTATGGTTTGGAATGCATGGAAGTTTAAATGATAAAAGATGTGTTTGAGAAGCACGAAAGAAAGGAGAACTTGGCTTCTGGAAGGAAGATCAGGGAGACTTATTAAAGAAGTGGCACTTAAGCTGGGCCTTATGAGATTCAGAGTTTTTGCAGGAGGGAAAGGATGGAAATGGATTTTCAGGCTGAAGGAATGGCATGACCAAAGAAACTGAGAAAGTGCACAGAGTATTCAGGAAATATGGAGATAAAGCAGCTAAACAACTACCAAGGGAGTCGTCACCCTTTTGACCTCCCTGAGGTTGGCATTCAagcccctccacctcttcctctccctccatcttcccAGGCATCCCCCACTTTAATTTGGAGGCATTCTTACCTCCACTGCTTTGCTCAGGTTTTGACTCCTCTGATTCTCATTGTCTTCTGAGCCAACATTTCCCAAATGAGGTTTTATCAGACAGTCATCCTCCGAAATGCTCCAGGGGAAAGAAAGTCCTGCATCCCCAACGTTTTGGAATTGCTGCATACAATAGCCTGCTCTTGGAGAATAACACTAGACATGACACAGTAAAGACTCCGAGAAGTCTTGTTTCAACAAAAACCTGTTTAATGTCGTTtaaatatgcacattaaaattatttatgcagAGTTCCACCTTATGATATAGCAGAGCGTCCTTCTAGGACAGCCATACTCAGTGGATTGTGAAGAGGTGTGGATTTCTCtctaagaagaggaaaatgtgtttttaaaaatttttttaaatttatttttgagagaaagagagagagacagagagagacagagagagagacaagagtatgagcagggaaggggcagagagagagggagacacagaatcggaaacaggttccagactctgagccatcagcacagagcctgacatggggctcgacctcatgaactgcaagattatgacctgagctgaagtcggacacttaaccacctgagccacccaggtgccctgaaaatgtgttttttaaagtaatgactGATTTATactttgcaatttttatttattcctatatCTAAGGCACAGTGTTCCTTGATATCTCAAAATTGCATATattagaataaattttaatttataattctttttaaatttaattatgtgATAATACCAAAAAGttaattggaaaagaaagaataattacttcgaaagaaaaaagaagcattaaaaaatacatcgaaaaatatgtttataataaataattgttttgagagagaaagagagagcatgagtgggggagaggggcagaaggagagagagagagagagagagagaaagagagagaatcttaaacagtctCCACGCTTAGCATGAAGTCTGACTGGAGACTCCACtcagggatcatgaccttagatgaaatcaagagtcagatactcgatcaactgagcaacccaagtgttcctacaataaataattttttaattaagaaaaacaataaagtcaATAAAAGTTATCTCTCTagccagaaacaaaggaaggaaggaaggaaggaaggaaggaaggaaggaaagaaggaaggaaggaaaggaaatgaattcaTTTCAGCTAACTTccatgacaaaataaaacattaatttttttatttatggagattgattgatttatgttcgtatatatattacatctatCTATATGTTTGTACTTTGGAGACCTCAAATTAACTTACAAATAAGTTTTCCAAATCAGCaattattaatttgaaaaatagtcAGTAAGAAATGTGGGAGTTATTAGAGACCTGTAGGAAaagatttaggaagaaaaaagaggcaaaatgtACATAGAAGATGTCAGTACCTTTACTAGTAATAGGTCCTAAGAAACACTTGGTTCAGTGTTGAAAAAGCATGTGGCTTAAGTACttgtatttccaaagaaaatcaTATACTGGTGTCCCTGGAAAGATAGTAGATCTAacttaggtaatttttttttttttaaaggaaaaatattacaaTGGCCAGATGTGGATCATTATCACTTTACAAACATTTCACCATTTCCAagttttaataattaaagaaaagcgAGAAAATATTCCTTCAAGAATACAATACATTTACTCAGTGATCATTGAAATGGACAAACGTAGTTTACAATCCTGTTTAGGGAGACAGGGATTCTAAAGaggacattttgaaaaagaaacactccCAACACTTGACTACAATTATGAAAAGTGATGTCAAACAGCGTTTTCCAAAGTTAaattattatacaatatttgAGCTTCAGGTTACCTGAACAAACAGTACAAAACCCTAATTTTCCAGCTGCAACTCTGAGATGGGGAGAAATTCAAAGGTTGTCAAAATAGTCTCACCCAAGCACTGCCAGGAGGCAGAACCAGTATGAGAACTCAGAAATCTCCACCTCACGctcttttctctccacctctgtaTCTCAGTCTCAAGGAAGTGATAACAAGGAGCCAAATATTTTCACAGAAGTTCAACGCAGCCAATAAATACTTGGTTGATTTCATTCCCTCCTTTTCTACAGAAACATTGAATAAAGAGAGTGCTACATTCTACTACAGAAACATTGAATTAAGAGAGTACtatatttcttttcagattaAGAGGTTGTTTTTTCTCCTCCACTTAAACCATGGTGCCCTAAAAGCATGCCCACAAACTCATGACACCGCCCCTGCCACAGAGCACTCATCCTTCCTGCAGGGACCTACCCCTCGCCTGCATTCAAAGAAGTCACTCTTGGTACAAGTCAATAGTGGGTGTCCGAGGTGAGAAGATCTCTCGACTCAGGCAGAGTTTCAGTGCCTTTCTGAACCACCGGTAGGAGAAGACATAGATGATAGGGTTGCAGGCCGAGTTGAAGTAAGCAAACCAAATAAAGATGTCAAAGACCAGTGGCGGTGTGACGAAGTTAAGGAGGCTGTCAACCAGCGTGTCAATGGTGAAGGGAAGCCAGCACAAGAGGTATATGCCCACGGCAATGCCGAGGGTCTTGGCAGCTTTTCTTTCACGTTTGGCAGCCCCAGCCAGGTTTTTGCTCAAGGTGCTGATCTGCTGAGCCTGCCTGATGGCAACCACAAAAATCTTCACGTACAAGCTGATCATGATGAGGCAGGGGAAGAAGAACATAGGAAAATTTAACCAGCCCCAAAACTTATTGAAGAGCAGTTGGCAACTGCCCACACAAGGCATCTCTTCCAGCCACTGACTGAGCGCATTCTCTACCACATCTGTGTAGAGGAAGAAAGCTGTGTAAGCTGCTGGAATCCCCCACCCTGCCAGGATGTACCTGATGGCCACCCTGACTGTGAACTTGGAGGGATAGATCAAGGGCTCACAGATGGCACAGTGGCGGTCTATGGAAATGAAACAGAGGTGGAAGATGGAGGTGAGGCAGAAGAGGGTATCCAGATAGGTATGCAGGCGGCAGAGGAAGTCTCCAAGGAACCAGCAGCTCTCCACGGAGCGAATGGTACTGAGAGGCAGCACTAACAGACCCAGAAACATGTCAGCCAGGGCCAAGGAAAGCAGCAAGAAGTTAGTGGGGGTGTGAAGCACTTTGAAGTAGGACACAGCAAACACCACAAACAAATTTCCTAGGACCGTAATCAACATGCCTACTGCACCGGCCAGGTAGATGGCCAACCGGATGCCCAGAGGATGGACTGTCCTGGGGCAAGATCCATTCACCTGGTAGCAGAATGCTGCGGGGTGTTCTTCAGCACCTTGGTTGAGGACAGCACTCATTTATGGTTCctactcttcctttctctctgggaaCTGGCCACCTGtaccacccaaaaaacaaacaaacaaaaaaacacccccccccaaaaaaaccacaaaacaaaacaaacaaacaaacaaacaaacaaaacaaaacaaaaagatgtggAGGAGAAACTGAAGGGCATTTTGTCACCTAGTACAATTTACTTAGGTACTGAAGCTAATATTGCCCAAAAATCAGTATAATGTGGGATTTAAGGTCTCATAAGAGTCACTTCTCTGCTAGCTCTGGTTTCTCTAACTGGGCACTTTTGAAATTAGTGTAGACTGTATCTTTAAGGGAAAAGAAGTAGAATGTAAGCTAACTGTTCCCTCAGAGACAAAGCAGGCTTTGCCACGGTAGGTACTATACAATTATTGAGAGGCCGTCTCTTCCATTTTGATAAGTTGACCTATTGTCAAACATAAAGTGAGATTTCAAGTTATCAGTCTGAAACAAGGAAGAATTAAGTCTTTGTAATAAATCATTGCTTGGGGAAAGAATAACATCTGGCTCCTCTCTTCAAGAATTAAATAAAGCAACAGTAAAATCAACAGATCGAGCTGTTTAATTACATGCCaaccaagaaaataattcaaaacacaAATAACTAAAAGAGTAGAGAATTACCAATTTCAGTTTTGCATGCGGCACAATTCCTAAAGAGAACACACATTGTTCATACATCCTGGAAGAACTATCTGTtgtgaaaaagtatttttctatcTTAACACCGGTCTGCAATTTTAAACAAGTTCCAGTAAGTTGAATTCAAGGTTTCTAAACTACTTACAGAAGTAGGAATCAGGATCACTTCATCAGAAGTCCTTCTTGTAGCAGGTGAACACAGGTATGTAGAATTCTCTTCCATCAGCAAAGACGACAGATGTGCAATCGGTTAATGATTTTATACGCCAAATAGAAACTAGTCCTCAGGGTGGTATGCCATGCAAATGAGTGTTGGAAGTGCTCCAAGGGACCTAGTTTGCACTATTCACAAGTTTCAGTAGTTTGAAGCTTCTTCTCAGCACGAGATCATTTATCTTGCCAATTAATTAGATGAAAATTGAAGACACCAGTTTTATATatccttttgtttaattttatttttagtgagtTCTGTATAtcctttctgctttattttttattaaaattttttttaatttgttcatttttgagaggcaaagagagacagagcatgagtgggggaggagcagagagagagggagacacagaatccgaagctggctcgaggctgctgtcagcacagagcctaacgtggggcccgaacccacagaccacgagatcatgacctgagccacccaggcaccccacttgcTTTAGAATTATTCATGCACAGGGtgtctctgtggctcagttggttaagggtctgactttgtctcagttcatgatctcacggttttgtgagttcgagccctgcatcaagctctgtgctgacaggtcagatcctggagcctgcttcagattctgtgtctctctcttctctttgcccctcccccacttgaattctgtatctctctctctctctctcaaaaataaataaacgttaaatattaaaaaaaattatttgtgcacatttctttcaacaaaataGTTGAGAATAACTGATCATAAGCCCTTAGGTTCACTTCGTGTTGGTTAAAGAAGTCACAGTAGATGAAACAGTTCCCTGAATACAGCCGAGTTAGATTCTTGTTCTGTTACCCCCTCAGTCATCCCTTACCCTTTTCgtccctctgcctccccattGGTAAGAGTACCTACAATTAGACTCATATGTCCATACTTTATGTGGATACTAccaagaaaaataacacattcGATTATATTCTGCTCTCTCTGATTTTTGGTACCAAACCTCCAGGGGATGGGATGCCTCTTTATGGCCTTGGAGAGATcattcctcaaaataaatcaaaccgGTGTTGCAAAAACCACATAACTGTAAAGGTGACAAAAGATTACATCTACCAATGGGGCCTGTAGTAGGAAGTATAGGGGTCGAaggattgaaataaaaaaaaaaatgaaggaggttGACAGACACCTCCACCTTCTCCACAAAGCCTGGGCCAAACCCAGTGATCGTCACTGGAAACTTGCACTGTATCCAGTCCACGTGcatagaaatagatttttaactcCAGAGCTTGATCAGACCAGGAAGGATCCTGCGTTATCACATACCGTGACACCTTTTGATTCATAAATCATAATCCACCCTGCAATTAGGCAGAGATTCCCATGG
This window contains:
- the TAAR5 gene encoding trace amine-associated receptor 5 — its product is MSAVLNQGAEEHPAAFCYQVNGSCPRTVHPLGIRLAIYLAGAVGMLITVLGNLFVVFAVSYFKVLHTPTNFLLLSLALADMFLGLLVLPLSTIRSVESCWFLGDFLCRLHTYLDTLFCLTSIFHLCFISIDRHCAICEPLIYPSKFTVRVAIRYILAGWGIPAAYTAFFLYTDVVENALSQWLEEMPCVGSCQLLFNKFWGWLNFPMFFFPCLIMISLYVKIFVVAIRQAQQISTLSKNLAGAAKRERKAAKTLGIAVGIYLLCWLPFTIDTLVDSLLNFVTPPLVFDIFIWFAYFNSACNPIIYVFSYRWFRKALKLCLSREIFSPRTPTIDLYQE